From a single Cnuibacter physcomitrellae genomic region:
- a CDS encoding alpha/beta fold hydrolase, whose protein sequence is MSVAPVALATVHWGPAVGPQVLLLHGITSSAGTWWQVASLLAERGVSVTAADLRGHGSSPRTTDYALESYAADVLAVPRPASGTWDLVVGHSLGGAVTALALATDANWTRAALLVDPPLVIAAADVDALVEGILADLEPPSAEELARQHPLWHADDAFQKVQAASVVSPFTVEATIRGNAARAGEWNLEALFGGGEVPVVILGADPGQGAMFSVEQGERIARLSDRVAYEIVPGAGHSIQRDAPGVVVEHALRLLPGGR, encoded by the coding sequence GTGAGCGTCGCGCCCGTCGCCCTCGCGACGGTGCACTGGGGTCCTGCCGTGGGCCCGCAGGTGCTCCTGCTCCACGGCATCACCTCCTCCGCGGGCACCTGGTGGCAGGTGGCGTCGCTCCTGGCCGAGCGGGGCGTATCCGTCACGGCCGCCGACCTGCGCGGTCACGGGTCCTCGCCGCGGACGACCGACTACGCGCTCGAGTCCTACGCGGCCGATGTGCTCGCGGTGCCGCGCCCGGCATCCGGGACCTGGGACCTCGTCGTCGGGCACTCGCTCGGCGGTGCCGTGACGGCGCTGGCCCTCGCCACCGACGCGAACTGGACACGGGCGGCCCTCCTCGTCGATCCGCCGCTCGTGATCGCGGCGGCCGACGTCGACGCGCTGGTCGAGGGCATCCTCGCGGACCTCGAGCCCCCCTCGGCCGAGGAGCTCGCGCGCCAGCATCCGCTCTGGCACGCCGACGACGCGTTCCAGAAGGTGCAGGCCGCGAGTGTGGTCAGTCCCTTCACGGTGGAGGCGACGATCCGGGGCAACGCGGCTCGGGCCGGCGAGTGGAACCTCGAGGCGCTGTTCGGCGGGGGAGAGGTCCCCGTCGTGATCCTCGGCGCCGATCCCGGGCAGGGCGCGATGTTCTCGGTCGAGCAGGGCGAGCGGATCGCTCGGCTGAGCGACCGGGTCGCCTACGAGATCGTCCCGGGAGCGGGGCACTCCATCCAGCGCGACGCCCCCGGCGTCGTGGTCGAGCACGCTCTGCGTCTGCTGCCGGGAGGCCGCTGA
- the rsmA gene encoding 16S rRNA (adenine(1518)-N(6)/adenine(1519)-N(6))-dimethyltransferase RsmA, with product MTRSKHPDEPSALLGPAEIRDLAELLDVTPTKKLGQNFVHDPNTVRKIVRVGGVEPGDVVVEVGPGLGSLTLGLLEAGASVVAIEIDRRLAEQLPITVAQLADASRLTVIADDALRVVSLPEPASRLVANLPYNVSVPVLLHLLEHVPSIRSGVVMVQAEVGHRLAAEPGSKVYGGPSVKAAWYGRWRVAGQVSRQVFWPVPNVDSVLVGFERRSPEDELGDEVLRKRTFEMVDAAFGQRRKMLRQALIPVFGDSSRAAAALAAAGLPETARGEQLDVDDFVSLARVEAGA from the coding sequence ATGACCCGGTCGAAGCATCCTGACGAGCCGTCCGCGCTGCTCGGTCCGGCCGAGATCCGCGATCTCGCGGAGCTGCTCGACGTCACGCCCACGAAGAAGCTCGGGCAGAACTTCGTCCACGACCCGAACACCGTGCGCAAGATCGTGCGCGTCGGCGGCGTCGAGCCGGGCGACGTCGTCGTCGAGGTGGGCCCGGGGCTCGGCTCGCTGACCCTGGGGCTGCTGGAGGCCGGCGCGAGCGTGGTGGCCATCGAGATCGACCGCCGCCTGGCGGAGCAGCTCCCGATCACGGTCGCCCAGCTCGCCGACGCATCGCGCCTGACCGTCATCGCCGACGACGCGCTGAGGGTGGTGTCGCTGCCCGAGCCCGCCTCGCGGCTCGTCGCGAACCTCCCGTACAACGTCTCGGTGCCCGTCCTCCTGCATCTGCTCGAGCACGTCCCGTCGATCCGGTCGGGCGTCGTCATGGTGCAGGCCGAGGTGGGGCACCGGCTCGCGGCCGAGCCGGGTTCGAAGGTCTACGGCGGGCCGAGCGTCAAGGCGGCCTGGTACGGCCGGTGGCGCGTCGCCGGCCAGGTCAGTCGACAGGTGTTCTGGCCGGTGCCGAACGTCGACTCGGTGCTGGTCGGGTTCGAGCGGCGCTCGCCGGAGGACGAGCTCGGCGACGAGGTGCTCCGGAAGCGCACCTTCGAGATGGTCGACGCCGCATTCGGCCAGCGGCGCAAGATGCTCCGGCAGGCGCTGATCCCGGTCTTCGGCGACTCCTCGCGTGCGGCGGCCGCCCTGGCCGCCGCGGGCCTGCCCGAGACCGCGCGCGGAGAGCAGCTCGACGTCGACGACTTCGTGTCGCTCGCGCGGGTGGAGGCCGGCGCGTGA
- a CDS encoding TatD family hydrolase, whose translation MRPGEKSTSHVRFREDSGRDTSYPPLPPALTVPVYDNHTHLEVADGDQPLDYTEQLDRASSVGVKGVVQVGTDLETSRWSAEQAMREPRMLAAVALHPNDAPEYAEAGGLDAALAEIAELATWPRVRAVGETGLDFYRTTSDEGRAHQQRSFEAHIEIAKQNGIALQIHDRDAHREVIETLLRVGAPERTVFHCYSGDAEMARVCAENGWYMSFAGNITFKNASNLREALEVAPRSLVMVETDAPYLTPAPYRGRPNAPYLVPHTLRFMADHLGTDASMLAAQISSNTELVYGRWEDDPVEAS comes from the coding sequence GTGAGGCCGGGCGAGAAGTCCACGTCCCACGTCCGGTTCCGCGAGGACAGCGGACGCGACACCTCCTACCCGCCGTTGCCGCCCGCTCTCACGGTCCCCGTCTACGACAACCACACCCACCTCGAGGTCGCCGACGGCGACCAGCCGCTCGACTACACCGAGCAGCTCGACCGGGCCTCCAGCGTCGGCGTCAAGGGCGTCGTGCAGGTGGGCACCGACCTCGAGACCTCGCGCTGGTCCGCCGAGCAGGCGATGCGAGAGCCTCGGATGCTCGCCGCGGTCGCCCTCCATCCCAACGATGCCCCGGAGTACGCCGAGGCGGGCGGGCTCGACGCCGCGCTCGCGGAGATCGCCGAGCTCGCGACGTGGCCCCGCGTGCGCGCGGTCGGGGAGACGGGTCTCGACTTCTACCGCACCACCTCCGACGAGGGCCGCGCGCATCAGCAGCGGTCGTTCGAGGCGCACATCGAGATCGCGAAGCAGAACGGGATCGCCCTGCAGATCCACGACCGCGACGCCCACCGCGAGGTGATCGAGACGCTGCTGCGCGTGGGGGCGCCCGAGCGCACGGTGTTCCACTGCTACTCGGGCGATGCCGAGATGGCGCGGGTGTGCGCCGAGAACGGCTGGTACATGTCGTTCGCGGGCAACATCACCTTCAAGAACGCGTCGAACCTCCGCGAGGCGCTCGAGGTGGCGCCGCGGTCGCTGGTCATGGTCGAGACCGATGCTCCCTACCTGACGCCCGCGCCGTACCGCGGCCGCCCGAACGCGCCGTACCTGGTGCCGCACACGCTGCGCTTCATGGCCGACCACCTCGGCACCGACGCGTCGATGCTCGCCGCGCAGATCTCGTCCAACACCGAGCTGGTCTACGGGCGGTGGGAAGATGACCCGGTCGAAGCATCCTGA
- the metG gene encoding methionine--tRNA ligase, with product MSDGSSFYITTPIFYVNDVPHIGHAYTEVAADVIARWHRQAGDDTWFLTGTDEHGQKILRTATANGVTPQQWADKLVAEAWEPLLETIDISNDDFIRTTQERHEKNVQRFLQKLYDDGHIYTGDYEGYYCVGCEEYKQLTDLVDGTGEYEGQLVCAIHSKPVELLKERNYFFRMSAFGQRLLDLYESRPEFVQPDSVRNEIIQFVKHGLTDLSISRQTFDWGIKVPWDESHVIYVWFDALLNYITAVGYGEDDAEFARRWPATHIVGKDIARFHAVIWPAMLMAAGLDVPTQVYGHGWLLVGGEKMSKSKLTGIAPEQITDTFGSDAFRYYFLRAITFGQDGSFSWEDLSARYQAELANGFGNLASRVVAMVNRYFDGRIPEAGELIASDQRIRDTEQQVTARADAAIERLAVHEAIGAIWQLVDELNGYITEQEPWALAKQPESALRLATVLHTAVHGVGTLAILLAPVLPKATAKLWAALGREDAVDAQPIRAAHEWEAVGRVTTLEALFPRIEVEAAS from the coding sequence ATGTCCGACGGGTCCTCGTTCTACATCACGACACCGATCTTCTACGTGAACGACGTGCCGCACATCGGCCACGCCTACACCGAGGTCGCGGCCGACGTGATCGCGCGGTGGCACCGTCAGGCGGGCGACGACACCTGGTTCCTCACCGGCACCGACGAGCACGGCCAGAAGATCCTGCGCACGGCCACGGCCAACGGCGTGACTCCGCAGCAGTGGGCCGACAAGCTCGTCGCCGAGGCGTGGGAGCCGCTGCTCGAGACGATCGACATCTCCAACGACGACTTCATCCGCACCACCCAGGAGCGGCACGAGAAGAACGTGCAGCGCTTCCTGCAGAAGCTCTACGACGACGGTCACATCTACACCGGAGACTACGAGGGCTACTACTGCGTGGGCTGCGAGGAGTACAAGCAGCTCACCGACCTCGTCGACGGGACGGGCGAGTACGAGGGGCAGCTGGTCTGCGCCATCCACTCCAAGCCCGTCGAGCTGCTCAAGGAGCGCAACTACTTCTTCCGCATGAGCGCGTTCGGGCAGCGCCTGCTCGACCTCTACGAGTCACGGCCCGAGTTCGTGCAGCCCGACAGCGTGCGGAACGAGATCATCCAGTTCGTCAAGCACGGGCTCACCGACCTCTCCATCTCGCGACAGACCTTCGACTGGGGCATCAAGGTGCCGTGGGACGAGTCGCACGTCATCTACGTCTGGTTCGACGCCCTCCTCAACTACATCACCGCCGTGGGCTACGGGGAGGACGACGCGGAGTTCGCGCGCCGCTGGCCCGCCACGCACATCGTCGGCAAGGACATCGCGCGCTTCCACGCGGTCATCTGGCCCGCCATGCTGATGGCCGCCGGCCTCGACGTGCCCACCCAGGTGTACGGCCACGGCTGGCTCCTCGTGGGCGGCGAGAAGATGTCGAAGTCGAAGCTCACCGGCATCGCGCCGGAGCAGATCACCGACACCTTCGGCTCCGACGCGTTCCGGTACTACTTCCTGCGTGCCATCACCTTCGGGCAGGACGGCTCGTTCAGCTGGGAGGACCTCTCCGCGCGCTACCAGGCCGAGCTCGCCAACGGCTTCGGCAACCTCGCCTCGCGGGTCGTCGCGATGGTCAACCGCTACTTCGACGGCCGGATCCCGGAGGCGGGGGAGCTCATCGCATCCGACCAGCGCATCCGCGACACGGAGCAGCAGGTCACCGCTCGCGCCGATGCCGCCATCGAGCGGCTCGCCGTCCACGAGGCGATCGGCGCGATCTGGCAGCTCGTCGACGAGCTCAACGGCTACATCACCGAGCAGGAGCCCTGGGCGCTCGCGAAGCAGCCCGAGAGCGCGCTGCGTCTCGCCACTGTGCTGCACACGGCGGTGCACGGCGTCGGCACGCTCGCCATCCTGCTCGCGCCGGTGCTCCCCAAGGCGACCGCGAAGCTCTGGGCCGCCCTCGGGCGGGAGGATGCGGTCGACGCTCAGCCCATCCGCGCCGCCCACGAGTGGGAGGCGGTGGGGCGCGTGACGACACTCGAGGCGCTCTTCCCGCGCATCGAGGTCGAGGCGGCCTCGTGA
- the rsmI gene encoding 16S rRNA (cytidine(1402)-2'-O)-methyltransferase yields MLILAATPIGNLKDASLRLIELLESATVVAAEDTRVAQRLLRGLEVENRPRLIAVHEHNERERAASLVEQARDGDVVMVTDAGMPTVSDPGYALVSAAIEAGVGVTIVPGPSAVTAALALSGLPTDRFAFEGFLPRKPGERRKALEALSVEQRTLVFFESPNRLAESLTDLAQVFGADRPAAVARELTKLYEEVRRGGLAELAAWAAEGVRGEIVLVVGGAPEAVASADDALAQVLALVAGGSRLKDASAEVAEATGLSRRSLYEAALAARTS; encoded by the coding sequence ATGCTCATCCTCGCGGCCACCCCGATCGGCAACCTCAAGGACGCCTCGCTGCGCCTGATCGAGCTGCTCGAGTCCGCGACCGTGGTCGCGGCGGAGGACACCCGGGTGGCGCAGCGCCTCCTGCGCGGACTCGAGGTCGAGAACCGGCCGCGCCTCATCGCCGTGCACGAGCACAACGAGAGGGAGCGCGCGGCCTCCCTCGTCGAGCAGGCACGCGACGGCGACGTCGTGATGGTGACGGATGCGGGGATGCCGACCGTGTCCGACCCCGGCTACGCGCTGGTGTCCGCCGCCATCGAGGCGGGGGTCGGCGTGACGATCGTGCCCGGGCCGTCCGCGGTGACGGCGGCGCTGGCGCTCTCCGGGCTCCCGACCGACCGGTTCGCGTTCGAGGGCTTCCTGCCGCGGAAGCCCGGGGAACGTCGGAAGGCGCTGGAGGCGCTCTCCGTGGAGCAGCGGACCCTGGTCTTCTTCGAGTCGCCCAACCGCCTGGCGGAGTCGCTCACCGATCTGGCGCAGGTGTTCGGGGCCGACCGTCCTGCGGCCGTGGCACGCGAGCTGACGAAGCTCTACGAGGAGGTGCGTCGCGGCGGCCTCGCCGAGCTCGCCGCGTGGGCCGCCGAGGGCGTGCGCGGCGAGATCGTGCTGGTCGTCGGCGGCGCTCCCGAGGCCGTCGCCTCCGCCGACGACGCGCTCGCGCAGGTCCTGGCGCTGGTCGCGGGAGGCAGCCGTCTGAAGGACGCGTCGGCCGAGGTCGCCGAGGCGACGGGCCTGTCCCGCCGCTCCCTCTACGAGGCCGCGCTCGCGGCCCGTACCTCCTGA
- a CDS encoding dolichyl-phosphate-mannose--protein mannosyltransferase, whose amino-acid sequence MTDAAASDRPTPAPEVWDGPRGSRLDDWWLRLMGTPSRQRLWRWAGPVAVTLLAAVLRLVDLAHPHSLVFDETFYVKDGWSTWNLGYEASWPADPDGRFASGETDIFQTSGSFAVHPPLGKWIIGAGIALFGPDSSFGWRFSVAVCGILLVLLTALIATKLLKSTLLGTIAGFLLAIDGHAIVMSRVGILDGILALFCLAGVGAVLMDREWHARRLAAAVAAREEATGKPPSWGPTLWWRPWLLAAALAFGFGSSIKWSAAYFLVALFVYLIVVDALARRRLGIPFWFSSAVLKQAPATFLVMVPLAVASYLVTWIGWFATSGGYYRDWAQTSGKPWEGALSWVPLSVQNWWHLETAIYNYHVNEHSPHPYQANPLSWLFLVRPTQMYVQQADPSQCGGQVCYENITSIANPIIWWCATAAVLYLVYRVVRFREWQVGLILMGMVAGYLPWLMYTERTVFQFYTIVFEPYMILALTFVIGLALGSRGDPRPARTRALWIVGSFLALCVLVSAFFWPVWTGMPIPAWFLSLHYWLPTWR is encoded by the coding sequence GTGACCGACGCCGCGGCCTCCGACCGCCCCACCCCCGCACCCGAGGTCTGGGACGGTCCGCGCGGCTCGCGCCTCGACGACTGGTGGCTCCGCCTCATGGGCACACCGAGCCGCCAGCGGCTCTGGCGGTGGGCGGGCCCCGTCGCCGTCACGCTCCTGGCCGCGGTGCTCCGACTCGTCGACCTCGCGCATCCGCACTCCCTCGTCTTCGACGAGACGTTCTACGTCAAGGATGGCTGGTCGACCTGGAACCTCGGCTACGAGGCGAGCTGGCCCGCCGACCCCGACGGCCGCTTCGCCTCGGGCGAGACCGACATCTTCCAGACCTCCGGGTCGTTCGCCGTGCATCCGCCCCTCGGGAAGTGGATCATCGGCGCGGGCATCGCGCTCTTCGGCCCCGACAGCTCGTTCGGATGGCGGTTCTCCGTCGCCGTCTGCGGCATCCTGCTCGTCCTCCTCACGGCCCTCATCGCGACGAAGCTGCTGAAGAGCACCCTGCTGGGGACGATCGCCGGGTTCCTCCTGGCGATCGACGGGCACGCCATCGTGATGAGCCGGGTCGGGATCCTCGACGGCATCCTCGCCCTGTTCTGCCTGGCCGGCGTGGGCGCCGTGCTGATGGACAGGGAGTGGCACGCGAGACGCCTCGCCGCCGCCGTCGCCGCCCGCGAGGAGGCGACGGGGAAGCCGCCCTCCTGGGGGCCGACCCTCTGGTGGCGACCGTGGCTGCTCGCCGCCGCCCTCGCCTTCGGCTTCGGCTCCTCGATCAAATGGTCGGCCGCCTACTTCCTCGTGGCGTTGTTCGTGTACCTGATCGTCGTCGACGCGCTCGCCCGCCGTCGCCTCGGCATCCCCTTCTGGTTCTCGAGCGCGGTGCTGAAGCAGGCCCCGGCGACGTTCCTCGTGATGGTGCCGCTGGCCGTGGCGAGCTACCTCGTCACCTGGATCGGCTGGTTCGCCACCTCGGGCGGCTACTACCGCGACTGGGCTCAGACGTCGGGGAAGCCGTGGGAGGGCGCCCTGTCGTGGGTGCCCCTCTCGGTGCAGAACTGGTGGCATCTCGAGACGGCGATCTACAACTACCACGTCAACGAGCACTCGCCGCATCCCTATCAGGCCAACCCCCTCAGCTGGCTGTTCCTCGTGCGGCCGACCCAGATGTACGTGCAGCAGGCGGATCCGAGCCAGTGCGGCGGTCAGGTCTGCTACGAGAACATCACCTCGATCGCGAACCCGATCATCTGGTGGTGCGCGACGGCGGCCGTCCTCTACCTGGTCTACCGCGTCGTGCGGTTCCGCGAGTGGCAGGTGGGGCTCATCCTCATGGGCATGGTCGCCGGCTACCTGCCGTGGCTGATGTACACCGAGCGCACGGTGTTCCAGTTCTACACGATCGTGTTCGAGCCCTACATGATCCTGGCGCTGACGTTCGTGATCGGCCTCGCGCTGGGCTCCCGCGGCGATCCGAGACCCGCCCGCACGCGGGCGCTGTGGATCGTCGGCTCCTTCCTCGCCCTGTGCGTGCTGGTCAGCGCGTTCTTCTGGCCGGTGTGGACGGGCATGCCTATCCCGGCCTGGTTCCTCAGCCTGCACTACTGGCTGCCCACCTGGCGCTGA
- a CDS encoding YeiH family protein: MRSPSWTPGVLVAAAAALLAWLLHLALPVLPMLTIAVALGMVVGQIPATQRLLDGVLKPGIAQASRRLLRLGIVLLGLKLSLVDILGLGWETILAIVLIVVITFTGTLLLGRLLRLPGTQPLLIAAGFSICGASAIGAMSAIARSKDEDTATPVALVTLCGTLAIAVLPALRYPLGLDDEQFGLWVGLSVHDVGQVVATAQIAGSVALASAVVVKLTRVLTLAPMVAIVGLVERARDRRGAAAPIDAPETATPQGKRPPIVPLFIVGFLAAVLVRTLVPLPDAVLTGADVLQNALLAAALFGLGTSIRFARLARTGWRALIVGLASWALVALLSLAAVGLLTAGS, translated from the coding sequence ATGCGATCTCCGAGCTGGACGCCGGGCGTCCTCGTCGCGGCCGCGGCCGCGCTCCTCGCGTGGCTGCTGCACCTGGCGCTCCCCGTCCTGCCGATGCTCACGATCGCGGTCGCGCTCGGGATGGTCGTCGGGCAGATCCCCGCCACGCAGCGGCTGCTCGACGGCGTGCTGAAGCCCGGGATCGCACAGGCCTCCCGGCGGCTGCTCCGCCTCGGGATCGTGCTGCTCGGTCTGAAGCTCAGCCTCGTCGACATCCTCGGACTCGGATGGGAGACCATCCTCGCGATCGTCCTCATCGTCGTGATCACCTTCACCGGCACCCTCCTGCTCGGGCGGCTGCTGCGCCTCCCGGGCACGCAGCCGCTGCTCATCGCCGCCGGCTTCTCCATCTGCGGCGCCTCCGCGATCGGGGCCATGAGCGCGATCGCCCGGAGCAAGGACGAGGACACCGCGACGCCGGTCGCGCTCGTGACCCTGTGCGGGACCCTCGCCATCGCCGTCCTGCCCGCGCTGCGCTACCCGCTCGGGCTCGACGACGAGCAGTTCGGGCTCTGGGTGGGGCTGAGCGTCCACGACGTCGGTCAGGTGGTCGCGACCGCGCAGATCGCGGGCAGCGTCGCGCTCGCCAGCGCCGTCGTGGTGAAGCTCACGCGGGTCCTGACGCTGGCGCCGATGGTCGCGATCGTCGGGCTCGTCGAGCGCGCGCGCGACCGTCGAGGGGCGGCGGCGCCGATCGACGCTCCCGAGACCGCGACACCTCAGGGCAAGCGACCGCCCATCGTCCCCCTCTTCATCGTCGGGTTCCTCGCCGCCGTGCTGGTGCGCACCCTCGTCCCTCTTCCGGATGCCGTGCTCACCGGCGCGGACGTGCTGCAGAACGCCCTGCTGGCGGCGGCGCTGTTCGGCCTCGGCACGAGCATCCGCTTCGCGCGGCTCGCTCGGACCGGATGGCGAGCGCTCATCGTCGGCCTGGCGTCGTGGGCGCTCGTCGCGCTGCTCTCGCTCGCCGCGGTCGGACTGTTGACCGCGGGGAGCTGA
- a CDS encoding DMT family transporter, translating into MAWIVLIVSGVLEAVWATALGRSEGFTRLWPSVVFGVGIVASMAGLAFAMRSIPTGTAYAVWVGIGASLTVLVGMVFGGEGFSLVRTLLVLGIVACVIGLKIAH; encoded by the coding sequence ATGGCGTGGATCGTTCTCATCGTCTCCGGAGTGCTCGAGGCCGTCTGGGCCACCGCGCTCGGCAGGTCGGAGGGCTTCACCCGCCTCTGGCCGAGCGTCGTGTTCGGGGTGGGCATCGTCGCGAGCATGGCCGGCCTGGCCTTCGCGATGCGCTCCATCCCGACCGGGACCGCCTACGCGGTCTGGGTGGGCATCGGAGCGTCGCTCACCGTGCTCGTCGGGATGGTGTTCGGCGGGGAGGGGTTCTCCCTCGTGCGCACCCTCCTCGTCCTCGGGATCGTCGCCTGTGTGATCGGGCTCAAGATCGCCCACTGA